Proteins from a genomic interval of Orbaceae bacterium lpD02:
- the cysZ gene encoding sulfate transporter CysZ, giving the protein MNKKSSLEYFIQGWHLIQLPGIRRYVIMPILANIVIMLLLFYWFFSVISSLIGFGLDYVPSWMQWLSYVATFIVLVIFGILFCYFFSTITNIIAAPFNGLLAEQIEAHLTGLPATNDSIISFLKDMPRIMLRELKKLMYYIVWCIPLLLMSFIPIFGQLVTPILWFIFTAWMINIQYADYAFDNHKVSFYKMRQLLQQDKIDNTCFGILVSFFTMVPILNLIIMPVAVCGSTAIWVDRYRNQIYPANGKVDFFR; this is encoded by the coding sequence ATGAATAAAAAAAGTAGTTTAGAATATTTTATACAAGGGTGGCATCTAATACAATTACCCGGAATTAGACGCTATGTAATTATGCCAATACTTGCTAATATTGTTATTATGTTGTTATTATTTTATTGGTTTTTTTCGGTTATTTCGTCCCTTATTGGTTTTGGTTTAGATTATGTACCTAGCTGGATGCAGTGGTTAAGCTATGTTGCAACATTCATTGTATTGGTAATATTTGGAATTTTGTTTTGTTACTTTTTTAGTACGATCACCAATATTATTGCCGCTCCATTTAATGGCTTACTTGCTGAACAAATTGAGGCTCATTTGACTGGATTACCAGCTACAAATGATTCAATTATAAGCTTTCTTAAAGATATGCCTCGTATTATGCTACGTGAGCTGAAAAAGCTTATGTATTATATTGTTTGGTGTATTCCACTGCTTTTAATGTCATTTATCCCCATTTTTGGCCAGCTTGTAACTCCTATTTTGTGGTTTATATTTACAGCTTGGATGATTAACATTCAATACGCCGATTATGCTTTTGATAACCATAAAGTAAGTTTTTATAAAATGCGTCAGCTACTACAACAAGATAAGATTGATAATACGTGCTTTGGTATACTGGTAAGCTTTTTTACCATGGTCCCGATTCTAAATCTAATCATTATGCCCGTGGCGGTATGTGGTTCAACCGCAATATGGGTTGACCGCTATCGTAACCAAATTTATCCCGCTAATGGCAAAGTAGATTTCTTTCGATAA
- a CDS encoding Pr6Pr family membrane protein: MINRSLNLFIFIFVIFVVGIETYTYWFQQLRPWQPISAVGRLIFYYSFFTVLSNIMFGISCLMLFLKPSCSNTVFNVIRLNGLVGIIITMIVYNVMLRGIHRPPTLLLAFANESLHLVLPILGLITWFIYGPFGRIKPRIIFYAFLSLLTYGIYIFTRGYYTGQYPYPFINVNRVGYEKALYATEGVAILFFLVVLLLILVERIRIKIAHKF; the protein is encoded by the coding sequence ATGATAAATCGTAGTTTGAATTTATTTATTTTTATATTTGTTATTTTTGTGGTTGGTATAGAGACTTATACTTATTGGTTTCAACAGCTTAGACCATGGCAGCCGATATCTGCAGTCGGTCGTCTTATTTTTTATTATAGTTTTTTTACTGTATTATCTAATATTATGTTTGGGATCAGTTGCCTAATGTTATTCTTAAAACCATCATGCTCAAATACGGTATTTAATGTGATTAGACTTAATGGATTAGTTGGCATTATTATAACGATGATTGTCTATAATGTGATGTTAAGAGGGATCCATCGTCCTCCAACCTTATTATTAGCGTTTGCCAATGAAAGTTTACATTTAGTGTTACCGATACTTGGGCTAATAACATGGTTTATCTATGGTCCTTTTGGCCGCATTAAACCGCGTATTATTTTTTATGCTTTTTTATCGTTATTAACTTATGGTATTTATATTTTTACTAGAGGTTACTACACGGGTCAATATCCTTATCCTTTTATTAATGTTAATCGAGTCGGTTATGAAAAAGCGCTGTATGCGACGGAAGGTGTGGCTATTTTATTTTTTTTGGTAGTGCTATTATTGATATTAGTTGAACGAATTCGTATTAAAATTGCTCACAAGTTTTAG
- a CDS encoding phosphoribosylaminoimidazolesuccinocarboxamide synthase, with amino-acid sequence MKKIAELYRGKAKTVYSTEDSNFLILEFRNDTSAFDGQRIEQLERKGAVNNKFNYFIMTKLKDAGIPTQIERLLSDNEVLVKKLDMIPVECVVRNRAAGSLVRRLGVEEGLILIPPTFELFLKNDSLHDPMVNEYHCESFGWATNKQLNRMKELSFSINTILTKMFGNAGLILVDYKLEFGLFNGEVVLGDEFSPDGCRLWEKQTLKKMDKDRFRQGLGGVIEAYEDVAHRIGVPL; translated from the coding sequence ATGAAAAAAATTGCTGAGTTATATCGAGGAAAAGCAAAAACGGTTTATTCTACTGAAGATTCTAATTTTTTAATCCTTGAATTTAGAAATGATACCTCAGCCTTTGACGGGCAACGTATTGAGCAGCTTGAGCGTAAAGGTGCCGTAAATAATAAATTTAATTATTTTATTATGACAAAATTGAAAGATGCAGGCATCCCCACCCAAATTGAACGGCTGCTATCTGATAACGAGGTTTTAGTAAAGAAACTTGATATGATTCCTGTTGAATGTGTGGTTCGCAATCGAGCAGCAGGGTCATTGGTTAGGCGATTGGGGGTTGAAGAAGGATTAATTCTGATTCCTCCTACATTTGAATTGTTTTTAAAAAATGATTCATTACATGATCCAATGGTTAACGAATATCACTGTGAATCATTTGGCTGGGCAACGAACAAGCAGCTTAATCGTATGAAAGAGCTGAGTTTTAGTATCAATACTATCTTAACAAAGATGTTTGGTAATGCGGGCTTAATTCTGGTTGATTACAAGCTGGAGTTTGGTCTGTTTAATGGTGAAGTCGTGCTAGGTGATGAGTTTTCCCCAGATGGTTGTCGTTTATGGGAAAAACAAACATTGAAGAAAATGGATAAAGATAGATTTCGCCAAGGGTTAGGTGGCGTAATTGAAGCTTACGAAGACGTCGCCCACCGCATCGGAGTGCCATTATAA
- a CDS encoding GNAT family N-acetyltransferase — MNKLFRHLIILQGENTAISKQLDYAICNLPGDWLTIAYESLLTTKHKNCFLPSQAKLLLGREFKHAIFDGRFGFNLDALAIVSGTLIAESLFILILPKDFTHWQDQDSLRWSELPVPLSVPNFITHLNTVILQQKKYYPDQFNQLAINDSQLDDHLSRIIAKDHWHINNHLQFDNHIEQQSLLVKLTQLRSKIVFITAKRGRGKSSLAGMFAMHNHCWVTAPNRNAVMALMRFAPKDTPYFSPDELIIQLPTLPDKPDWLIIDEAAMIPLPVIATLIDGFEHILLTSTLDGYEGTGQGLLLKLLTKYQQHHQVELLSLVTPIRWLENDPLEFFTDNLILANSSIMKGVGQQIDKIAVQKINQSELVEDELLLAEFFGLLKTAHYRTSLVDLRRLLDANNITLYCARTFNSSIVGVLVAIKEGGLEKALIENILKGYRRPKGNLVAQSLVAHAGERLAAELHSMRINRIAVNQLLRKQGVAKALLSHLIGQAKLIECDFISVSFAYSPEMCKIWSNLGFNIVHVGTHKEASSGSYAVMAIYPISSDGLKLCYIMQAKLARNWYWLKNIIDIDLPIIVDDDQSLNDRDKDELFLFASTSYSYSASFSVLYRLANWVSVRQPWLMMQLPLLLDLVKQDFCDKLVISDYQLSGKSELLVLLRKEVFDFMTKQESVNE; from the coding sequence ATGAATAAACTTTTTCGTCATCTTATTATTTTGCAAGGAGAAAATACCGCTATCTCTAAGCAACTCGATTATGCTATTTGCAATCTTCCCGGAGACTGGTTAACGATCGCATATGAATCATTATTAACCACTAAACATAAAAATTGCTTTTTACCTAGCCAAGCTAAACTCCTGCTAGGGCGAGAGTTTAAACACGCAATTTTTGATGGCAGGTTTGGTTTTAATTTGGATGCTTTGGCTATTGTAAGCGGAACACTAATTGCGGAAAGTTTATTTATTTTAATCTTACCTAAAGATTTTACGCATTGGCAAGATCAGGATAGTTTGCGTTGGAGCGAATTGCCAGTACCTCTTAGTGTACCTAATTTTATTACTCATCTTAATACTGTTATTTTACAACAAAAAAAATATTATCCCGATCAGTTTAATCAACTGGCGATTAATGATAGTCAACTAGACGATCACCTTTCACGTATTATTGCAAAAGATCATTGGCATATCAATAATCACTTACAATTTGATAATCATATTGAACAGCAATCTTTACTCGTTAAACTTACGCAATTGCGTTCTAAAATTGTATTTATTACAGCTAAACGTGGTCGAGGGAAGTCGTCTTTAGCAGGAATGTTTGCCATGCATAATCACTGTTGGGTTACTGCGCCAAATAGAAATGCGGTAATGGCATTAATGCGCTTTGCACCTAAAGATACGCCGTATTTCTCCCCAGATGAGTTAATCATACAATTACCCACGTTACCCGATAAGCCAGACTGGTTGATTATTGATGAAGCGGCAATGATACCACTACCCGTTATTGCTACTTTAATTGATGGTTTCGAGCATATATTATTAACAAGTACACTTGATGGTTACGAAGGGACAGGGCAAGGTTTATTACTAAAACTACTTACTAAATACCAACAGCATCATCAAGTGGAGCTTTTATCATTAGTTACTCCAATACGTTGGTTAGAAAATGATCCGTTAGAGTTTTTTACTGATAATTTAATTTTAGCTAACTCTTCGATTATGAAAGGGGTAGGGCAGCAAATAGACAAGATAGCAGTACAAAAGATAAATCAATCAGAGTTGGTAGAAGATGAACTATTATTAGCTGAGTTTTTTGGTTTATTAAAGACCGCACATTATCGTACCTCATTAGTCGATTTGCGGCGTTTACTCGACGCAAATAATATTACCTTATATTGTGCTCGAACATTTAATTCTTCTATTGTTGGCGTTTTGGTTGCGATTAAAGAAGGGGGATTAGAAAAGGCTTTAATTGAAAATATCTTAAAAGGTTACCGTCGTCCAAAAGGAAATTTAGTCGCTCAATCATTGGTTGCTCATGCGGGTGAACGATTAGCCGCCGAGTTACACTCTATGCGTATTAATCGAATTGCGGTAAATCAATTATTACGTAAACAAGGAGTAGCTAAAGCATTACTATCTCATTTAATTGGTCAGGCAAAACTTATCGAATGCGATTTTATTTCAGTAAGTTTTGCCTATTCCCCTGAGATGTGTAAAATTTGGTCTAATTTGGGTTTTAATATTGTTCATGTAGGGACACATAAAGAAGCAAGTAGCGGTAGTTATGCGGTGATGGCAATTTATCCTATTAGCTCAGATGGCCTCAAGCTATGTTATATTATGCAAGCTAAATTAGCTCGGAATTGGTATTGGTTAAAAAATATTATCGATATTGATCTACCTATTATTGTTGATGATGACCAATCGCTCAATGATAGAGATAAGGACGAATTGTTTCTTTTTGCATCTACCTCCTATTCATATTCAGCAAGTTTCTCAGTACTATATAGGTTGGCTAATTGGGTTAGTGTAAGGCAGCCTTGGCTAATGATGCAGCTTCCTTTATTACTTGATTTAGTTAAGCAAGATTTTTGTGATAAATTAGTTATTAGCGATTATCAGCTATCGGGTAAAAGTGAATTACTAGTATTACTACGCAAAGAAGTTTTTGATTTTATGACAAAGCAAGAGAGTGTTAATGAATAA
- the citX gene encoding citrate lyase holo-[acyl-carrier protein] synthase, which produces MSYQPFTINRPITLAQLLAAKERRAALQQRLINRYSLPLISLTITIPGPIKLTPYSLFLFAQACTQIEAYYQQNKIACLNVIKNSDASGPEGFFVLSQTEQQLKQACMDIEDSHPLGRLWDIDVISAQNSISISRNILGYPPRKCLICGNEAKFCARARIHTIDELTSTIETIARQNGYKDKR; this is translated from the coding sequence ATGAGCTATCAGCCTTTTACCATTAATCGCCCGATTACTTTAGCTCAGCTACTGGCAGCTAAAGAGCGGCGCGCTGCTTTACAACAACGCTTAATCAATAGGTATTCACTACCCTTAATCTCGCTCACCATTACCATTCCTGGTCCAATAAAATTAACCCCCTACTCACTATTTTTATTTGCACAAGCTTGCACACAAATTGAGGCTTATTATCAGCAAAATAAAATTGCCTGCCTTAACGTGATAAAAAATAGTGATGCTAGCGGCCCGGAAGGTTTTTTTGTACTAAGCCAAACAGAGCAGCAGCTAAAGCAGGCTTGCATGGATATTGAAGATTCACACCCTTTAGGCAGACTTTGGGATATTGATGTTATTTCAGCGCAAAACTCCATCAGCATATCGCGAAATATACTCGGTTATCCACCACGAAAATGCTTAATATGCGGTAATGAAGCGAAATTTTGTGCTCGAGCTAGAATTCATACGATAGATGAATTAACCTCAACAATAGAGACTATCGCAAGGCAAAACGGTTATAAGGATAAGCGTTAA
- a CDS encoding DUF441 domain-containing protein yields the protein MMAQFDVTFFILLGIAALCYLTHNNTVTFAILLLLLFKLTPLAAYFPFLNRYGLTIGIVVITAAMMVPLVNGAMGYKDILRSFATWQSVLAIVIGIFVSWLGTRGVSLMGANPTIINSLIIGTLIGVAFFRGIAVGPLIAAGMLSLVIGKG from the coding sequence ATGATGGCACAGTTCGATGTTACTTTTTTTATTTTACTAGGTATTGCCGCGTTATGTTATTTAACACATAACAATACTGTAACTTTTGCGATACTATTATTACTCCTATTTAAGCTCACTCCTCTTGCAGCGTACTTCCCTTTTTTAAATCGTTATGGACTCACAATTGGTATTGTTGTTATTACTGCGGCGATGATGGTGCCACTTGTTAATGGTGCGATGGGGTATAAAGATATTTTACGCTCTTTTGCTACTTGGCAATCTGTACTGGCTATTGTCATAGGTATTTTTGTGTCGTGGTTAGGAACGCGCGGCGTTTCTTTGATGGGAGCGAACCCTACCATTATAAATAGTCTGATTATTGGAACATTAATCGGAGTGGCCTTTTTCAGGGGAATAGCGGTTGGCCCATTAATCGCTGCAGGTATGTTATCTTTAGTTATTGGTAAAGGTTAA
- the bamC gene encoding outer membrane protein assembly factor BamC → MFKKTLIIASLLSLFIAGCSNDQRYKREAEGNENYLQAPPLKPLIVPDSIKLPAVSNEYYIFKAAKEGAVGRNLDIRPPQLALPTTVDSYASYDKGVVKFDAPEYVGFWSKLPSLLAHNNIMTESSNADSIKTGVRSVYRGNESQPVEASYLLQRKLIGDREFITVNLISLKSMGQDITDPIDGQYYTVEFFNLLMNSAQPLTEAALESQVSDDNKEQ, encoded by the coding sequence ATGTTTAAAAAGACTTTAATTATTGCCTCATTATTGTCACTATTTATTGCTGGTTGTAGTAATGATCAGCGCTATAAACGTGAAGCTGAGGGAAATGAAAACTATTTGCAGGCTCCACCATTAAAACCGTTGATTGTGCCTGATTCTATAAAATTACCGGCTGTTTCGAATGAGTACTATATTTTTAAAGCAGCTAAAGAAGGTGCAGTTGGAAGGAATTTGGATATTCGTCCTCCTCAACTAGCTTTACCTACCACAGTCGATAGTTATGCTTCTTATGATAAAGGCGTTGTTAAATTTGATGCTCCTGAATATGTTGGATTTTGGTCTAAATTGCCATCACTTTTAGCTCATAATAATATTATGACTGAATCAAGTAATGCAGATAGCATAAAAACCGGGGTGAGATCGGTTTATCGTGGTAATGAATCACAACCCGTAGAAGCGAGTTATTTATTACAGCGTAAGCTTATTGGTGATCGAGAATTCATTACAGTTAACTTGATATCATTAAAAAGTATGGGGCAAGATATTACCGATCCAATTGATGGGCAATATTATACCGTTGAGTTTTTTAATCTGTTGATGAATTCTGCACAGCCTCTAACGGAGGCTGCGTTGGAGAGTCAAGTAAGTGATGATAATAAGGAGCAGTAA
- the dapA gene encoding 4-hydroxy-tetrahydrodipicolinate synthase — translation MFTGSLVALITPMDVKGNVDRVSLKKLVEYHIASGTSAIVSVGTTGESATLDHKEHVDVIKQTIDYASGRINVIAGTGANATTEAISLTKQVENIGVVGCLTVTPYYNKPTQEGLYQHFKAIADNTKLPQILYNVPGRTGCDLRPETVARLAKFSNIVALKDATGDLTRVYKTRKLVGDKFKLLSGDDGTFFEFMLLGGDGVISVTANIAAREVARICQLIISKRVKEAREINDTLDLLHSKLFLEPNPIPVKWACEKIGLIQNATIRLPMTPLSNSAIPEVEKALKLAKLL, via the coding sequence ATGTTTACAGGTAGTCTTGTTGCGTTAATTACTCCAATGGACGTTAAAGGGAATGTAGACCGAGTAAGCCTAAAAAAACTGGTTGAGTATCACATAGCGAGCGGAACATCAGCGATTGTTTCAGTTGGAACAACCGGCGAATCAGCGACGCTCGATCATAAAGAACACGTTGATGTCATTAAACAAACGATTGATTACGCTAGCGGGCGCATTAATGTTATTGCCGGAACAGGCGCTAACGCAACTACTGAGGCAATTTCATTAACCAAACAAGTTGAAAATATTGGGGTGGTGGGCTGCTTGACCGTGACACCTTATTATAATAAGCCGACTCAAGAGGGCTTATATCAGCATTTTAAGGCCATTGCGGATAATACCAAGTTGCCTCAAATTTTATATAATGTACCAGGCCGTACTGGTTGCGATTTGAGGCCAGAGACCGTTGCTCGACTTGCTAAGTTTAGCAATATTGTAGCCTTAAAAGACGCAACTGGTGATTTAACTCGAGTTTATAAAACGCGCAAATTGGTTGGCGATAAATTTAAATTATTAAGTGGTGATGACGGGACATTTTTTGAATTTATGTTGCTGGGTGGCGATGGCGTGATTTCGGTTACGGCAAATATCGCCGCTCGGGAAGTAGCCCGTATTTGTCAATTAATTATAAGCAAACGAGTCAAAGAAGCTCGAGAGATTAATGATACTTTAGATTTGCTTCATAGTAAGTTATTTCTTGAGCCAAACCCTATTCCCGTTAAGTGGGCGTGTGAGAAAATTGGCTTGATTCAAAACGCAACTATTCGCTTGCCGATGACGCCATTAAGTAATTCTGCTATCCCTGAAGTAGAAAAAGCGCTAAAATTAGCTAAATTGCTGTAA
- a CDS encoding IS3 family transposase, protein MKRRDNLFTSGKRCSKKVGGAKTNKTSTNKEKTLVVLALKSQHPLKYLLSVTQLAKSVFYYHVNRLKEPSPYEKELKRIEAIYHEHKGRYGYRRVHLALMNEGSQLNHKTVQRLMGELNLKSTVRVKKYRSYRGEIGKAAPNHLKRKFNVSKPNKKWVTDVTEFKVSEQKIYLSPIIDLYNQEVIAYSIAKNARLTLVTDMLKKGLSRLKNKQRLLLHSDQGWQYRNPIYQKQLADNGIKQSMSRKGNCLDNAVAENFFGLLKSEMYHGQHFKDADELIEKIEEYIEYYNTKRIKVKLNGLTPVEYRNQTLRAT, encoded by the coding sequence ATTAAAAGAAGAGATAACTTATTTACAAGCGGAAAACGCTGTTCTAAAAAAGTTGGAGGAGCTAAGACAAACAAAACGTCAACAAACAAAGAAAAAACGTTAGTTGTTTTAGCACTTAAATCTCAACATCCTTTAAAGTATTTGCTGTCAGTAACACAGCTGGCAAAAAGTGTATTTTATTATCATGTTAACAGGTTGAAAGAGCCATCTCCTTATGAGAAGGAATTAAAGCGTATTGAAGCGATTTACCATGAACATAAAGGACGTTATGGTTATCGCCGTGTTCATTTAGCTTTAATGAATGAAGGGAGTCAGCTCAATCATAAAACAGTACAGCGATTAATGGGAGAGCTTAATCTTAAATCGACAGTAAGGGTCAAAAAGTATCGCTCTTATCGTGGTGAGATAGGTAAAGCAGCCCCCAATCATCTTAAAAGAAAATTTAACGTTTCAAAACCGAATAAAAAATGGGTAACCGATGTCACAGAATTTAAAGTAAGTGAACAGAAAATTTATCTATCGCCCATTATTGATTTATACAACCAAGAAGTGATTGCTTATAGTATAGCTAAAAATGCACGGTTGACTTTAGTCACCGATATGCTTAAAAAAGGACTGTCACGATTAAAAAACAAACAAAGGCTCTTACTACATAGTGACCAAGGCTGGCAATATAGAAATCCCATTTATCAGAAGCAACTCGCTGATAATGGTATAAAGCAAAGTATGTCGAGAAAAGGAAATTGCTTAGATAATGCTGTTGCTGAAAACTTTTTTGGACTATTAAAATCAGAAATGTATCATGGGCAACATTTTAAAGATGCCGATGAATTGATTGAAAAAATAGAAGAATATATAGAATACTACAACACGAAACGGATTAAAGTTAAATTAAATGGCCTGACTCCGGTAGAATACCGAAACCAGACCTTACGAGCTACTTAA
- the grxB gene encoding glutaredoxin 2 translates to MKLFVYDHCPFCVRARMIFGLKNIPFELIALANDDEETPIKMVGQKMLPILQKDDGSYMPESLDIVHYVDQNYGENVILSSNRSEHIAAILNDLQQLDYILLYPRFIQLGLPEFTNQPAKDYFENKKSQRSGSFADCLNKTALVSEQVEALLTQLEKVLKSEQACNDELSIDDICLFPILRNLTCVKGLRFPAKVRLYIETMAKKSKINLYFANAI, encoded by the coding sequence ATGAAGTTATTTGTTTATGACCACTGTCCGTTTTGTGTGCGAGCAAGAATGATTTTTGGACTGAAAAATATTCCATTCGAGTTAATTGCATTGGCGAATGATGATGAAGAGACGCCAATTAAAATGGTAGGACAGAAAATGTTGCCTATCTTACAAAAAGATGATGGTAGCTATATGCCAGAAAGCTTAGATATCGTCCATTATGTTGATCAGAATTATGGTGAAAACGTAATTTTGAGTAGTAATAGATCAGAACACATTGCGGCTATTTTAAATGATTTACAACAACTCGATTATATATTGCTTTATCCCCGATTTATTCAATTAGGATTGCCAGAGTTTACTAACCAACCAGCTAAGGATTATTTTGAAAATAAAAAAAGCCAACGTTCGGGTTCATTTGCTGACTGCCTGAACAAAACAGCGTTGGTTAGTGAACAAGTTGAAGCTTTATTAACTCAGCTCGAGAAAGTATTAAAATCCGAACAAGCTTGTAATGATGAGCTATCGATTGATGATATTTGCTTATTTCCGATTTTACGCAATTTGACTTGTGTTAAAGGATTACGATTTCCAGCCAAAGTTAGGCTTTATATTGAAACAATGGCTAAGAAGAGTAAGATTAACCTCTATTTTGCTAACGCAATTTAA
- the citF gene encoding citrate lyase subunit alpha — MTKNIDLLAAQYPQLKSLAPFTGANTTTPYLASLQQKHERKLCQSIEDAITKCGLTDGMTISFHHAFREGDKIINLVMDIIAKQGIKDLTLASSSLLSCNTPLIDHIKSGVITQIYTSGMRGKLAEAISNGLMEKPVHIHSHGGRVKLIQSGEISIDIAFLAVSTSDEFGNANGVSGTSRCGSLGYAMVDAHYAKKVILLTQEIVPFPNAPASIRQDQADYIVKVDEVGDATKISVGAARITSNPRELMIAKYAAKVIEHSGYFKDGFSMQTGSGASSTAATRFLEDKMLANNITAEFALGGITQSIVELHEKGLIKTLLDTQSFDNAAGASLAKNLNHLEISTNVYANPASKAACCDQLDIVILSALEIDLDFNVNVLTGSDGVMRGASGGHCDTAAGANLTIIVAPLIRSRIPTVIKNVTTIITPGESVDVLVTDHGIAVNPTRPEIAQRLKTAGLPVMTINELYSRATELTGEPAAIEFTDKIVGVVRYRDGSVIDVVRQVKA, encoded by the coding sequence ATGACTAAAAATATTGATCTATTGGCAGCGCAATATCCACAGCTTAAAAGCTTAGCCCCTTTTACTGGCGCCAATACTACCACCCCTTACTTAGCTAGTCTTCAGCAAAAACATGAGCGTAAATTATGCCAATCAATTGAAGATGCGATAACAAAATGTGGCTTAACTGATGGCATGACCATCTCTTTCCATCATGCGTTTCGTGAAGGCGATAAAATCATTAATTTAGTAATGGATATCATTGCTAAACAAGGCATAAAAGACCTGACCTTAGCATCAAGCTCATTACTTTCATGCAATACGCCATTAATTGACCATATTAAATCAGGTGTAATAACGCAAATTTATACTTCGGGAATGCGTGGTAAATTAGCCGAAGCGATTTCAAATGGCTTAATGGAAAAACCAGTACATATCCATTCTCATGGTGGACGGGTAAAATTAATCCAAAGCGGTGAAATTAGCATTGATATCGCTTTTTTAGCGGTTTCAACCAGTGATGAGTTTGGTAATGCTAATGGCGTATCAGGCACATCGCGCTGCGGATCGCTTGGCTATGCAATGGTCGATGCGCATTATGCTAAAAAAGTGATCCTCCTCACGCAAGAGATCGTGCCATTTCCAAATGCCCCAGCAAGCATTCGTCAAGACCAAGCCGATTATATCGTCAAAGTTGATGAAGTAGGTGATGCAACTAAAATTAGTGTCGGCGCGGCGCGTATTACCAGCAATCCGCGTGAATTAATGATTGCTAAATATGCAGCAAAAGTCATTGAGCATTCAGGCTATTTTAAAGATGGCTTTTCAATGCAAACCGGATCAGGCGCCTCATCAACCGCGGCAACGCGCTTTTTAGAAGATAAAATGCTAGCCAATAACATTACCGCAGAATTTGCCTTAGGCGGTATTACCCAAAGTATTGTTGAGCTGCATGAAAAAGGCTTAATTAAAACTTTGCTTGATACGCAAAGCTTTGACAATGCAGCGGGTGCATCTTTAGCTAAAAATCTAAATCACCTTGAAATTTCAACCAATGTCTATGCCAATCCGGCATCAAAAGCGGCATGTTGCGACCAGCTTGATATTGTCATTCTTAGCGCACTTGAAATTGACCTTGATTTTAACGTCAATGTGCTAACTGGCTCAGATGGTGTTATGCGCGGTGCGTCAGGTGGACACTGCGATACCGCGGCAGGAGCCAATTTAACCATCATTGTTGCGCCACTAATCCGTAGCCGCATTCCAACGGTGATTAAAAATGTAACAACCATTATCACGCCAGGAGAAAGTGTTGACGTGCTTGTTACCGATCATGGCATAGCAGTAAACCCAACCAGGCCTGAAATTGCTCAGCGATTAAAAACAGCGGGATTACCGGTGATGACGATTAATGAACTGTATAGTCGAGCAACCGAGTTAACTGGCGAACCAGCAGCCATTGAGTTTACCGATAAAATCGTTGGTGTCGTTCGTTATCGTGATGGTTCGGTGATTGACGTTGTTAGGCAAGTAAAAGCGTAA
- a CDS encoding helix-turn-helix domain-containing protein gives MSKYSRNLKISIANEFLSGVSSEILSKKYSICSSQIRYWGQVVAIHSNDSFQPTSHLRDAQARLQALELMWANDWSLGYTSAMLNLVSPGILSAWLNRYREKGFVGLAHQSRGRLSMKPSRIASTHCNDEKTVEELKEEITYLQAENAVLKKLEELRQTKRQQTKKKR, from the coding sequence ATGTCAAAATACAGTCGAAATTTAAAAATTAGCATTGCTAATGAATTCTTATCAGGAGTATCATCGGAAATACTTTCGAAAAAATATTCTATATGTTCTAGCCAAATAAGGTATTGGGGGCAAGTGGTCGCGATTCATAGTAATGACTCTTTTCAACCAACATCGCATTTACGTGATGCGCAAGCAAGATTACAAGCGCTGGAGTTAATGTGGGCAAATGACTGGTCTCTCGGGTACACGAGTGCCATGCTTAATTTAGTCTCGCCAGGGATTTTGTCAGCTTGGCTTAATAGATACCGTGAAAAAGGATTCGTCGGGCTTGCACATCAATCTAGAGGAAGACTATCCATGAAGCCATCACGTATTGCATCGACTCATTGTAATGATGAAAAAACAGTTGAAGAATTAAAAGAAGAGATAACTTATTTACAAGCGGAAAACGCTGTTCTAAAAAAGTTGGAGGAGCTAAGACAAACAAAACGTCAACAAACAAAGAAAAAACGTTAG